The Seleniivibrio woodruffii genome segment TCTGGATTCTCTCTTCACTTTCTGTCCTCACGGTCATAGGGTGTTCCCAGAGCTTCCGGTTCGGGAGTTGACCCTTTTTCAAGTCTGAGTGTTGCTATCACAAGCACCACAATTGTAAATATATAGGGAAGCATCATCAGCAGATGGGGCGAAAGGCTTGTGCCCACCGCCTGCATACGAAGCTGCATGGCGTTTATTCCGCCGAACAGATATGCCCCCGCCATTGCTCTGGTGCTGTTCCACTGGGCAAAAATGACCAGCGCAACGGCGATCCAGCCCCTTCCTGCCGACATGTTCTCCACCCAAAAGGGTGTATAGGCAAGGGAGAGGTATGCACCGCCAAGTCCCGCAAGACCTGAGCCGATGAGCACTGCGGACATTCTGTACAGCCCGACGTTGATTCCCGACGTATCCGCCGCTCCCGGGTTTTCGCCCACCGAGCGCAGATACAGACCTGTTTTTGTTTTATAGAAGAAAAGGTGCATCAGAACAACCATCAGGATTGAAAAATACACCAGAACATCCTGATTGAAAAGTGCCTGACCTATATAAGGTATTTTGGAGAGCACAGGTATCTCGAACTTCGAGAATCCGTGTATCGTTATGCCGACGAATGAGCGTCCGAACAGGGAGGTTATTCCTATTCCGAACATGGTGAGCGAAAGTCCGCTCACTATCTGGTTGCCTCTCAGATAGACGCATATGAAGCCGTGGATGGCTCCCGCCGCCATGGCCGCAAAGAAAGCCGCCATAACGCCCATGAAAAGGCTGCCTGTGGTATGTGCGGCGGCGAATCCCGTCAGCGCACCCACCAGCATAAGCCCTTCGACACCAAGGTTTATCACCCCTGAGCGTTCCATAAGGATTGCGCCCAGCGTGGCGAAAAGCAGAGGCGTACCCGCCTTTATTGTTGCAAAGAGCAGTATTTCAATCATTTGCCGCTCCTTTTTATGACGGGTTTGTTGTTTATGAAGAAGTCAGAGGCCAGAATGAAGAACAGTATAAGCCCCTGAAACAGGTTTACGAATGCGACCGGAAGCTGCATGAGGATCTGGAGGCTGTCGCCGCCGACCAGAATAACAGCCATTATGACGGACACTACAAGAACGCCTATGGCACTGCGCCCCGCCAGCCACGCAACTATAATGGCCGTGTAGCCGTAGCCGTGGGATATTCCCTCCTGAAGTCTGCCCTGAACGCCCGCAGACTCGCTGAAACCTGCGATTCCCGCCAGTGCGCCGCTTAAGAACATAACGCCGATTATCTTTTTGTCGATGCTTATCCCTGCATATTTTGCCGCTTTGGGGTTGTTTCCGATAACTTTTATCTCATATCCCCAAACGGTCTTCTCCATGAAAATATAAACCACTGCAACCAGAACCAGAGCCAGCAGGAAACCCGCATGGAGCCTGTAGGTTGAAAGGGTCGGCAGGATAAGGTCGGGCGAAAATCTGGGGGTAAGCGGAAAGTTGAACCCGTTTGGGTCTTTCCAGGGGCCATAGACAAGGTAGGATACCCATGCGATGGCTATATAGTTCATAAGCAGGGTAACGATAATCTCGTTTACTCCCGCCTTTGCTTTCAGAAAACCCGAAACGCTCGCCCAGAGGCCGCCGAACACCACCGCAGTGAGAAACATCACGACTATGCCGGTTATGCCCGTGAGACCTGAATGAAGAGCGATGAGCGATGCGCCCATTGCACCCATATAGAGCTGGCCTTCGGCTCCGATGTTCCATATCTTCATGCGGAAGGCGATGGACACGCCCAGACCGGTCAGTATCAGGGGGGTAGATTTGACCAGTGTCTCGGTGATACCGTAAACGGAGCCGAGAGACTCGTTAAGCATTCCCATGTATGCCTTAAGGGGGTTAACCCCTGCGATAAGCATTATTATTGCCGCCGTTGCCAGTGCAAACAGAACCGACATGAAAGGAGCTACGGCAACAAAAAGTTTTGATGCGTCCTTGCGCTTTTCAAATCTTATCATCGTGCCGTCTCCCCGCTCATGAGAAGGCCAATCTCCTCACGGCTGGTTTTTTCGGGGTCAACGATCCCCGTAATACGTCCTCTGAACATAACCGCTATCCTGTCGGACAGTTTCAGCAGTTCGTCGAGGTCTTCGGATATGACTATTGTGCTCATGTCGTCCTTTCTCGCATCCATGATGACCTTGTGGACATATTCCGCAGAGCCCATGTCCAGTCCTCTTGTGGGATACAGCGCAACAAGAACGCTGGGGCGCATGGAAAGCTCTCTGGCAATTATCACCTTCTGGATGTTTCCGCCGGAAAGCAGTCTGATGGGCGTCCCTTTGGGGCCGGCCTTGATTGCGAATGACTCTATCTGTTTCTCGGCGTTCTCTTTTATGGCTTTAAAGTTCTGGAAGACGAACTTCCTGAACGGCTTTTCCTTGTAACTTTTAAGAATAAGGTTCTCGTCCACAGACATTTCAGGGGCGATCCCCATGCTCTTTCTGTCTTCGGGAACGTGTGCGATGCCTGCGATGTATGCCTTGCGGCTGTCTGCATTGGTGATGTCCCGCCCGTCGGCGAATATCTTTCCTGAGGTCGGGGGCTTAAGCCCTGTGAGCACCTCGGCCAGAGTCTTCTGACCGTTGCCTGCAACACCTGCTATGCCAAGTATCTCCCCTTTGCGGAGGGCTAGGGAGAAGTCGATAAGGTCGCTCATGCCCTTCTCTTTGTCGGCGTTCAGGTTTTCTATGTTGAGCACCGTTTCGGTGAACTCTTTTTTCTCTTTTTCCCAAACGGGGATCTCGTCGGTGCCTATCATTAGACCCGCCAGAACGTTCTCGTCGAACTCGCCTCTGACAAGCTCCTGAACAGTGGTTCCCTTTTTAAGCACCGTAACTCTGTCGGAAAGCTCCATCACCTCACGCATCTTGTGGCTGATGAAAATGACCGCTCTGCCCTCTTTTTTAAGCTGTTTCAGAAAGCCGAACAGTCTGTCGGATTCCTGCGGGGTGAGAACGGCGGTGGGCTCGTCCAGAATAAGCACTTTGCAGTCACGGATAAGCAGTTTGATAAGCTCCACCCACTGCTGCTGACCGATGGAGAGCTTGCGGATGGGTTCGTCCAGCTCAATCTGGAGGCCGAAACGCTCAACTATCTCCTGAATCTGCGCGCGGAGCTTCTTTTTGTTAAGCCAAAAGGACAGGTCGGAAACGGAAAGCAGGATATTTTCAAATACAGTATGGTTGTAAACCAGCATAAAATGCTGATGCACCATGCCGATCCCGGCTTTGATGGAATCTTTGGGCGATCTGAAGATATGCGGCTGTCCGTTAATTCTCAGCGTGCCGCCGTCGGGGCTGTACAGTCCGTTCAAAACGTTCATCAGGGTGGATTTGCCTGCGCCGTTCTCTCCGAGCAGGGTATGTATCTCCCCTTCGAAGATATTCAGGCAGACACCGTCCAGAGCCTTTACCCCCGGAAATGTCTTAACTACGGATTCGACTTTCAGTAGTGCTTCCAATGTTTTTCCTTTTGCTGTAATGTCTCCCCCTTTTTTAAAGGGGGATTAAGGGGGATTAAATTTAAATATAATAAAATCCACCCCGTCCCTCCTTTATGAAAGGAGGGGGAAAGAGGTAAAAAAACAAGTCCCCCCGTCTTTTGGGCGGGGGGACCTGAAATATGAAAATTTCTTTTACTTATTTAGGGATAGTGCCCTGAACGCCCTCAACGAGGAAGTTCATGCTGAGCTGCTCGGGATCTGTCATGCTCTTTCCGGCCTCAACAACAACTTTGCCTGCGTTGTCTTTAATAGGGCCTGCGAAGAGAACGAACTTGCCTGCCTGCATTTCGGCCTTTTTCTCGTTAACGAGTGCCTGAACTTCAGCGGGAACAAGTTTGCTCATAGGAGCAAGGTCAACCAGATTATGCTCAATTCCGTACCAGATCTGCTCGGATTTCCATGTTCCGTTGTGAACAGCTTCAGCAATCTGAGTGTACAGAGGACCCCAGTTCCAGACGGGAGCCGTCAGCCATGCGCCGGGGATCTGAGACGCCATGTCGGTGTTGTAGCCGATGGCGAATGCGCCTCTTTTTTCAGCTGCCTGAAGGGGTGCGGGTGTATCCTGATGCATGGTTATTACGTCTGCTTTAACATCGAGAAGGGACTCAGCCGCATCACGCTCTTTCGCAGGGTCGAACCATGTCTGTGTCCAGACGACTTTAACCACCGCTTTGGGGTTAACACTGCGAGCGCCCATAGTGAAAGCGTTGATGCCTCTGATAACCTCGGGGATGGGGAAAGCGGCAACATAGCCGAGTACGTTTGATTTAGTCATTTTACCGGCAACAATACCTGAAAGGTAACGTGCCTGCTCGATACGGCCGAAATATGTGCCCACGTTGGCGGCAGTTTTGTAGCCTGAGCAGTGCATGAACACTACGTCGGGAAACTTTGCCGCAACTTCAATTGTGGGATCCATATAACCGAAGCTGGTTGTGAAAATAAGGTTGTAGCCTTTCTGTGCAAGGCTGGTGATGATTCTTGTGGATTCAGCGCCTTCCGGAACTGACTCGATGAATGTTACATCTTTAACATAGGGCAGTTTCGCCATAACCTGTCTGCCCATATCGTGAGCAAATGTCCAGCCGCCGTCGCCAACGGGACCGACATATACAAACGCAGCTCTGATCTCTTTGCCCTCGGGAGCAGCTGCTGTTTCAGCGGGAGCCGCAGTTTCGGGAGCTTTCGTTTCCTCTTCCTTTTTCTTGGAACAGCCGGGAAGAACGAGGAAAGCCGCAAGAACCGCCAACAATAACAGTTTTTTCATATAACCACCTCTAAAACGGTCATTACCGTATTCATACATAATTCAGGCCGGAACTTCTGTCAAATTAATTTTGACCCCATGAATCAGCACCGATGTCGATGACGACAGAGTACTCCATAAGAACGTTGAGCATGTATATCTGATTGTTTGAATAGCTAACCTTATATATCTCGTAACCGTCTGTGTCGTAAACTATTTTTGTTTTGCCTTTCATTTCGGTCTTTCCGAACATCTTAACGGAGGATTTGTGAGGATAGTCTCCGGCATAATATATAGCGTATATATCTTTTTCGAACTGCTGAAATTTCGACTCGTCAAGAGGGAGGTTGCGAACCTTTATGGAGTATTTTCCGTCCTCAAGTTTAACATCGGCATTGCCTCTGAAAAACTCGGATTTAAGCTTGAGCGCAAGAAAATCGTCCTCAACCGCAACTTCGCCGTCCAGTGAAAGGGTTCTGTCGCCGCTTGAGATGCTCACTATCTGCTTTGTCACAGGCTTGTTCATAAAGAAATCATAGCCGCACCCGGCAAGCAGAACAGCCGAAAGAACTGAAAACAATATAAGTCTCAAATCGTGCCCCCTTCAAAGAGCGTACTCTATCAGAATAACAGCAAAAAATCAAAAATATTTATGACAATAACCTTACCGTCATGGTCTCCACCTCTTCATCCGTCAGAACCGCCGTTTCCCCGTCCTTCTGAACCTGCCAGCCGTCGTCCGTGTGGGTTATCCTGACGATGTCCCCCGCCGAAATGCCCTTGTCGGTATCCACAGAGACTATCTCCACCTCTTTGTCCGAAAAGCCGTAAACGGCCGTCAGGCAGAAAGAGCCGTCCGCATATACAGGAGGAATCACCGCACCGTGGGGATCCGTAGCGGGGTAGCCCATCTTTCCGTGGATATAATCTATGGCGTTATGGTCGTTAAAGTGCTCCAGAACGTGGGCTTTCGCATGGAGTTCGTTCTCCGGCACGCCCATATAGTGCAGATAAGTTTCCCACACCCTGTGGGCTTTTTTCAGCCTAAGCGCCTCTGTCTTTCCCTTATCCGTCAGTACATATTCTGAACCCTCAGGTTTTGCATATCCCTCTTCGGCAAGGTATTTCATGGCATTGCGCATCACTTTCGCCTTGACCTTCACATATCCTGCGATGTGTTCGGCGGTGACAGCCCTGCCGGATTTATACATACTGGCGATGATATCCTCTATCACCTGCTGGGGAACCATGTTTCTCCTGCGCAGCCAGTCCGCCAGAAGGCCGTATCTGGGCGCAAGCACCAGAACCGCAAGAAACTGCACGGTTGAAAACAGCATGATGGCCCCGCCGCCCGCACTGTTAAGCCAGACCGAAAGATAAAGCCCGCCCAGAATGCTGGTGAACCCGAAAAGCGCCGCAAGCGCCATCATCTTCTCCAGTCTGTCCGTCAGCAGATATGCCGTTGCCGCAGGGGTTATCAGAAGCCCCACGACAAGTATCACACCCACCATGCTCACCGCCGAAACAACTATCAGCGAAACGCACCCTGTGAAAAGATACTTGAACAGCAGAACGGGAATACCTATTGAAGCCGCCATTACCGGGTCGAAACTGGTCAGCTTGAAATATCTGAAAAACAGGATGATAACCGAAAGCACCGCCGCCGAAACGATGGCCGAAACCACCATGTCGAAGTCGGAAATGCCCAGAATATCCCCCATTATGAAGTGCATAAGATCGATATGGATATATTTGCCGAACACCGACACCAGAACAACGCCGCCCGCAAAAACTCCGGTGTACATTATTCCGATGGAGGCATCCTCCTTAATTCTGGATACCTTTGCAACAAAGCCTATCATAAACACTGTGATGAACGCCGAAATGAGCGAACCGACGAGCATTGCCCCCGCCGCCGCCTCCACGCCGAACACCAGTTTCATGAACAGATAACCCGCACCAACCCCCGCTATCATGGCATGGGAGAGAGCATCGCCCAGAAACGCCATCCGCTGAAGTATCACCAGACAGCCTGTCACAGCGCACACCACTGCAACGATACTGCCGCCTGCCAGTGCCTTAAGAAAATATATCTTCGTAAGCGGGTCTATGAATAATGTATATAATGTTTCCATAAATCATCCTTTCAGAAGGTCGGTGAAGACCTTCAGCTTACCTTCATAGACTTCGGAAAGAAGCTCCTGACGAAACACCAGACTGGGAGGCCCCGCCGCATAAAGCCGCTGTTTCACCAGAAGGAGCTTGTCAAAATATTCGGAAGCGGTGGCTAGGTCGTGGTGAACCACAACCAGTGTTATTCCCGCCTTTTTAGCCTCTGCCAGAACATCCAGAATGGCGCTTTCCGTTGCGGCATCAACACCTGCAAAAGGCTCGTCCAGAAGGAGTATCTGCGCACCCTGCGCCAATGCTCGTGCCATGAACACCCTCTGCTGCTGTCCGCCTGAAAGCTGACCTATCTGACGTTTTTTAAAATCGCTCATCCGCACCATCTCCAGTGCGCTGTCGACTATCTCCCTGTCCGCCTTTGATGGGTTGCGCCACCATTTCAGGTGTCCGTAGCGTCCCATCATGGCAACATCCTCCACAGTCACTGGATAGTCCCAGTCAACGGTTCCCCTCTGGGGAACGTAGGCTATCGCCCCTCTGGTCTGCTCAACGGGCTTGCCGAAGACATAAACATCGCCGATATCCCTGCGCACAAAGCCAAGCATTGCCTTCATCAGAGTGGACTTCCCTGCCCCGTTGGGACCTATTATGCCCACCAGTTCGCCCTTCTGTATCATAAAGCTGACGTCGAGCAGAGCGGGTTTAGGTCCGTAGCTCACCGTCAGGTTGCGCACCTGTATTGCGTATTCAGCGTTCATTGTTCTTTTCCTGTATCAAACATAAGGGCGGCGGAGATATCCTGACCGTCCTCAAACCATTTAGTATCCTCGGCGATAACCAGCCCGCCCTCCAGCACCTTTATGCGGACAGCATTCGCCCCGCCTTCTGCCGGAGGAACGGCGTTCACAGCCACCTCATGCTTTCCGCCGCTTATGTGCAGAGCGTTCAGAACCAGCGGAATACCTTTTGTAACTCCCTCATCGGCCTCAAAAACCTTTTTTCCGTCCAGAATAACAGTGAATCCCTTTGTTTTTTCGCCCACATCCAGAGCAAAAGGGTCTTTGGCGGTGGAGAAGGTCGGGGTTATCTCAACGGTTATCTCCCGTTCTTTGGCTATGGTGCGAACATATTCGCCGCCTTTTTCCGCTCCCCGATAGGCAAAGAAAAAGAGGACTATGCCCGCTGTCACAACCCATACCGCAAGGGTCAGTAAAAATTTCATCTGAGCCCCCTTACTATCTTGATAACGTTCTCACGCATCATTCCTATGTAGGTCTCTCCGGCTGTTCCGGTGTCGCCCATTGAATCGGAATATAAAGTTCCGCCCACGGTTACGCCCGCATCACGGGCTATCTCCCGTATCAGCTTGGGGTTTATGGTGGATTCAACGAAAATAGTTTTTACATTGTGCTGCCTGATGGAGCTTACAGCCGCCTCCCGCCTCTGGGGAGTGACCCCGCCGCCAACCTCGCCCCCTGTTGACCAGCCCACGGGAGCCGTGTTGACGAATCCGTACTCCTTGGCAAAATATCCGAACGCATCATGGTTGGTCACCAGAATCCGCTTCTGAGGCGGAATTGCGGCGACCTCTCTGCGTATCCACGAATCCAGCGCACGAAGCTCTGAAAGATAGAGCTTCGCCCGCATTATGAAATTGTCTTTATGTTCAGGGGCTATGCCTATCAGCCCCCTTGTTATGTTGTTGACATACACGGCGGCGTTTGCAGGAGTGAACCACGAATGGGGATCGTTAATCTTCTCTCCCCCCGTCTCAAGGATAAGGGGTTTTATACCGTCTGTGGCGGTTATCAGCGGTTTTTTGGAGTCTACGGCCAGAGAGCGCATCCAGTTCTTGCCCTCCAGATGGAACCCGTTCTCTATCAGCAGGTCGCTTTTGCGCACCCTGTCCATGTCCGCAGGAACGGGAGTATAGGTGTGAGGATCCTGTCCGGGAGCAAGGATGCACAGCACTCGGACATCATCTCCGGCTATGTTTCTGGTGATGTCATATATCTGTGTGGTGGAAACTGTCACGGTTTTTTGTGCCTGTGCGGCGGAAAATGTGAAAAAAACCCAAAAAACCACCAAAAATCTGATAAACATACTCAACTCCGTAAAAAAAACTGTTGATATTTTTTATCATCTTCGAATATTATACACCATATAAATATACAAATCCCATGTATCGGAACAAGTAATTATTTTGCGGAGAGTATAATGTACGACAGAATTTTAAGAGACAAAGAGCTAAAGGTTACACCCCAGAGAATCTTTATTCTGGAAGAAATAAGAAAAATGGGGCACGCCGGAATTGAAGATCTCCACGACAAAGTTAAAGAGGTATACTCTTCCGTAAGCCTTGCAACCATCTACAAGAACATACACATCCTCGTTGAGGAGAACATCCTCAGAGAGGTTCCCGTTCACGGCAGAAAACCCGTTTACGAGATAAACATAGGCGACCACGTTCACCTTTGCTGTTCAAAATGCGGCGAAATATCCGACCTGATGGATGTTGACACTGCGCCCATGCTGGCCGAGGCCGAAAAGCAGACAGGCCACAGATACGAGCGCATCGCAGTCATGCTTCAGGGAACCTGCAAAAGCTGCTCTAACTAGGCACAAACAGAATAATAACAAAGCCCGCTTCGGCGGGTTTTTTTTATGGCCTTATTGACATACGCAGATTTATACGCAATATTATACGCAAGAGGTGACGTATGTACGGCGTAAAATATGAAATTGACGAGATGATGAGTGCAAGCTCCTTCTCAAGAAACATGAACAAGGTCAGTGAACTGCTGGAAACCATGAAAAGGGTCGTTGTGCTGAGAAACAACACTCCCGAAATGGTTGTTCTGCCCATTGCAGAATACGAGCACATAAAGGCTCTTGCCGATCTGGCGGAACATCTTGAGATAGCGCATCTGATTGAAAAGAGAAAAGAAGAAAAATATCACTCGCTTGAAGATGTTCTTAAGGAAAACGGCCTTGGCTAAGGTGTTTCAGATCAGACTGTCGGATTCAGCAAGGGCTGATTTCGGGCAGTTGGAAGGCAGTATAAAAAATCTTGTTGCAAAACAGCTGAAAGCTCTTGAGACAAACCCTTTCAAAGGCGAAGCTCTGGGAAACAAGGCTGGAATCGACCTCACCGGATACTACAAACTGTATGTGTGCAAAAAGCAGGTCAGAATAATCTACAGAGTTGAGAATCACGAACTGATAGTATGCGTTGTCGGGATAGGCAGACGTGATAATCTGGACGTATACAGAAGCACATACGAAAAGCTCAAGCCCGAATAGGATTATTTAACGCAAACCCTGTCACGGCCGGAGTTTTTTGCCTCATACATTGCGGCATCGGCTCTGAGAAGCATACTGTCCGCAGTGTCGCCCTCGCCGAAGGAGGCAACGCCTATGCTCACCGTGTGCTCATGCCCTGTGGAAAACTGCCTGTTCTTAACTGAAATACGAATCCTCTCCGCCAGAATCTGAGCCTGCTCAACTCCCGTTTCAGGACAGATCACCAGAAATTCCTCGCCGCCCCACCTGCCGATGAAATCCGTTGTGCGGATGCTTTCCGAGGCCGCATGAACAAACTCTATAAGCACTCTGTCACCTGCAAGATGCCCGAACTCGTCATTGATTCTTTTAAAATAGTCTATATCCAGCAAAACTATGGAAAGCTCACGCTTATATCTTTTCGCCCTGTCCAGCTCCTGCATGAATATGAAATCCAGACGGGTGCGGTTGCTTATTCCCGTCAGGTGGTCTATCTGTGAGATGCGTACCAGCTCACGGTTGAGCCTTCTTATGCTCACTATCCAAAGCCCCGCCGCAATACCTGTAAAGCAGAAAACGAGCAGAATTATGACAACTGGCTTATAGTCTATGCCTGTCTGGGCTTTGATGTATATGTGTTTATTGACTATGGACTCTCTGTCGGAAGGGGTTATCTTTGATACACCGAAGTTGAGTATTTCAGCCAGAGCAGGCTCGCTCTTAACCACTCCGATGCGCAGTTTGTTGGTATAGTTAGGGAGCTGACCGGATATTTTGAGGTTGAAAAGCCCCTCTTCCTTGATGGTGAATGCCGCCATGATGAGGGAGCGCATGGTCATATCCGCTTTTTTGGTGGAGACCATTTCGAAAGCCTCCCTTTCGCTCCCGCAGTTGAGCACTCGCAGGTTCGGATAGTCTTTGCGGATAAGCTCCTCCATAGCCGTTCCTGAGGGAAATACAATGGTTTCGTCAGTAAGCTCGGCAGGATCTGGGATGTATCTGTGCTCCTCACGGGTGACAAAAACGTTGACATCGGTAAATACGGGTTCCGTGAAGTTAAGCCATGTATCTCTTTCGGGGGTACTGTTCAGAAAGCTTAAAATCTCGCATCTGCCCGTCTGAGCAAATGCCAGACTTTCGTCCCAGTCTCTGGTGGGCACTATCTCAAGCTGCAATCCGGCATTTTTTGCCGCCAGCCGCAGAAGATCCGCTGCGATCCCCTCGTGCTGTCCCTTTTCGTTTATCCTTTCGAAAGGATACCAGTCGGGATCCACACATACCTTAACCGCACCGTGATTCTTGATATATTCTTTCTGGGAATCGCTCAGTTCATCGGCATGACTGAAAAAGACGAATGAAAGGGTGAGAAGAGCAAACAAAAAAACTTTCAATATAAGCCCCGCAAGGAATGTCTATCTGTACATTTTAAGCCTGCGGCAAAAAATTGTCAACTGTGTTGACGATTAATAAACTCCATATCCTCTTCGAGGTCGGGTCCCTTCACCGTAAGATAGTCGCCCACCATCATTCCGCTTGCTCCCGCAGAGAAAACCTTTTCAGCTCCGCCTGATTTAAACACGGCGTTGCGTCCGCCGCAGACCCTGAGGATCCTGTCGGGCAGAACAAATCTGTAAACAGCTATGATGCGCATGGCCTCCTCTTCGGTGAGGATGTCCGTGCCCTCTTTGGGCGTACCTGTCACGGGATTCAGAAAGTTTATCGGAACCGACTGAACGCCAAGCTCACGCAGAAGTACAGCAAGCTCGTATCTGTGCTCCCATTTTTCCCCTATGCCGAAGATTCCGCCGCAGCATACGTCTATTCCCGCTCTCAAGGCCTCTTTAACTGCGTTAACATCGTCTGCGTATTCATGGGTGGTGCAGATGTTGGGGAAAAAACTTTCTGATGTTTCAAGGTTGTGGTGATACGAGTCCAGCCCCGCCTCTTTCAGCTCAATAAGCTGTTCATAGGTGAGGCATCCAACTGATATATCCGTTTGCAGACCGATGGATTTGACAAGCTCCACCGCCGCTTTTATCTTCCTGAATTCTTCATCGTCGGGTCCAAGTCCGCTTGAAACTATGCTGAAACGCTCAACGCCCAGTTCCTTTGTGCGGATGGCTGCCTCTTTAATCTTTGCAAGGTCGATGAAGGGGAAAACCGGTGCTTTTGTGCCGTAGTGTGCCGACTGGGCGCAGAAAACGCAGTCCTCGCTGCAAAGCCCGCTTCTGGCATTGATTATTGAGCAGGTCTTAACCGTTCGCCCTGTGAAACCGTCTCTCAGTTTTTGTGCATAGTCCGTAACAACGGCCAGATCGCCGTCAATAAGCTCAAAGAACTCGGCAGAGGAGATAAGCTCCCCGCCGAGTGCCTTTTCATATATGTTTTCAATCATCATTTTCCGCCGTAAAGTTCAATTATCTCCAGAATATCGTTCAGAATGTCCTTTGTATCCTCAACACCCAGCGAAAGCCTGACCAGACTGTCGCTGATGCCTCTGGCGGCACGTTCCGCAGGGGGCATGGCCGCATGGGACATTTTAGCCGGATAGGAGATGATGCTCTCCACACCGCCCAGACTCACAGCGAAAGCCGCATATTTTGCGTTTTCCAGCAGTTTGTGGGCAAGATCGGCCGTTTCAAGCTCGAACGACAGAACGGCTCCCGCCCCGTCACTCTGCTTTTTGTTTATCCCGTATCCAGGATGGCTCTCAAGTCCGGGGTAGTATACCTTTTTAATCTTCGGATGCTTGGACAGTTCCTCAGCTATTATGCCTGCGGAGCGCTGTCCGGCCTCCATTCTGACTCCGAGGGTCTTAAGCCCTCTTATCACCAGCCAGCAGTCGTTTGGCGGCAGAACCGCTCCCACTGCGTTCTGAATATATTTTATGCGCTTGGCCAGATCCTTGTCCGCCGTCACTGCAAATCCGCAGAGAACGTCGCTGTGGCCGTTGATGAACTTTGTGCCGCTGTGCACCACTATGTCGCACCCAAGCTCTATGGGTCTCTGGAGATAGGGGCTCATGAATGTGTTGTCCACAATGGTGATAAGCTCATGCTCTTTGGCGAGGTTCGCCATAGCTTTCAGGTCGGTTATCTTCATAAGGGGATTCGAGGGTGTTTCCAGATAGAAGGCCTTGGTATTGGGCTTTATTGCCGCTTCAAAGGCCTCAACGGACGTTGCATCCGCAAAGGTGGCCTCTATGCCGAAACGGGAGAGAAGTCCTGTGAGCACCCTCCATGTTCCGCCGTATACGTCCTCACAGACCACGATATGGTCACCGGGTGAAAATATCATCAGAACCGATGATATTGCCGCCATGCCGGAGGCGAAGGCGTAGCCGTGGGTGCCGCTTTCAAGCTCGGCTATAATAGTCTCCAGAGCCTCCCTTGTGGGGTTGCCGGAGCGGGAATAGTCATATTTTCCGAAATGGTCTGCGGAATCCTGCGCAAAGGTTGACGCATGGATGAGCGGAACGCTCAGTGCACCTGTGCCGGGGTCGATTCCGAATCCGTTATGTACCAGACGGGTGTTTCTGCCCGCTTTGTTCGCTTTCGCCATTATCTTACCTCGCTTT includes the following:
- a CDS encoding ABC transporter permease, which encodes MIEILLFATIKAGTPLLFATLGAILMERSGVINLGVEGLMLVGALTGFAAAHTTGSLFMGVMAAFFAAMAAGAIHGFICVYLRGNQIVSGLSLTMFGIGITSLFGRSFVGITIHGFSKFEIPVLSKIPYIGQALFNQDVLVYFSILMVVLMHLFFYKTKTGLYLRSVGENPGAADTSGINVGLYRMSAVLIGSGLAGLGGAYLSLAYTPFWVENMSAGRGWIAVALVIFAQWNSTRAMAGAYLFGGINAMQLRMQAVGTSLSPHLLMMLPYIFTIVVLVIATLRLEKGSTPEPEALGTPYDREDRK
- a CDS encoding ABC transporter permease; this encodes MIRFEKRKDASKLFVAVAPFMSVLFALATAAIIMLIAGVNPLKAYMGMLNESLGSVYGITETLVKSTPLILTGLGVSIAFRMKIWNIGAEGQLYMGAMGASLIALHSGLTGITGIVVMFLTAVVFGGLWASVSGFLKAKAGVNEIIVTLLMNYIAIAWVSYLVYGPWKDPNGFNFPLTPRFSPDLILPTLSTYRLHAGFLLALVLVAVVYIFMEKTVWGYEIKVIGNNPKAAKYAGISIDKKIIGVMFLSGALAGIAGFSESAGVQGRLQEGISHGYGYTAIIVAWLAGRSAIGVLVVSVIMAVILVGGDSLQILMQLPVAFVNLFQGLILFFILASDFFINNKPVIKRSGK
- a CDS encoding ABC transporter ATP-binding protein; translated protein: MEALLKVESVVKTFPGVKALDGVCLNIFEGEIHTLLGENGAGKSTLMNVLNGLYSPDGGTLRINGQPHIFRSPKDSIKAGIGMVHQHFMLVYNHTVFENILLSVSDLSFWLNKKKLRAQIQEIVERFGLQIELDEPIRKLSIGQQQWVELIKLLIRDCKVLILDEPTAVLTPQESDRLFGFLKQLKKEGRAVIFISHKMREVMELSDRVTVLKKGTTVQELVRGEFDENVLAGLMIGTDEIPVWEKEKKEFTETVLNIENLNADKEKGMSDLIDFSLALRKGEILGIAGVAGNGQKTLAEVLTGLKPPTSGKIFADGRDITNADSRKAYIAGIAHVPEDRKSMGIAPEMSVDENLILKSYKEKPFRKFVFQNFKAIKENAEKQIESFAIKAGPKGTPIRLLSGGNIQKVIIARELSMRPSVLVALYPTRGLDMGSAEYVHKVIMDARKDDMSTIVISEDLDELLKLSDRIAVMFRGRITGIVDPEKTSREEIGLLMSGETAR
- a CDS encoding BMP family ABC transporter substrate-binding protein, whose translation is MKKLLLLAVLAAFLVLPGCSKKKEEETKAPETAAPAETAAAPEGKEIRAAFVYVGPVGDGGWTFAHDMGRQVMAKLPYVKDVTFIESVPEGAESTRIITSLAQKGYNLIFTTSFGYMDPTIEVAAKFPDVVFMHCSGYKTAANVGTYFGRIEQARYLSGIVAGKMTKSNVLGYVAAFPIPEVIRGINAFTMGARSVNPKAVVKVVWTQTWFDPAKERDAAESLLDVKADVITMHQDTPAPLQAAEKRGAFAIGYNTDMASQIPGAWLTAPVWNWGPLYTQIAEAVHNGTWKSEQIWYGIEHNLVDLAPMSKLVPAEVQALVNEKKAEMQAGKFVLFAGPIKDNAGKVVVEAGKSMTDPEQLSMNFLVEGVQGTIPK
- a CDS encoding iron chelate uptake ABC transporter family permease subunit, with amino-acid sequence METLYTLFIDPLTKIYFLKALAGGSIVAVVCAVTGCLVILQRMAFLGDALSHAMIAGVGAGYLFMKLVFGVEAAAGAMLVGSLISAFITVFMIGFVAKVSRIKEDASIGIMYTGVFAGGVVLVSVFGKYIHIDLMHFIMGDILGISDFDMVVSAIVSAAVLSVIILFFRYFKLTSFDPVMAASIGIPVLLFKYLFTGCVSLIVVSAVSMVGVILVVGLLITPAATAYLLTDRLEKMMALAALFGFTSILGGLYLSVWLNSAGGGAIMLFSTVQFLAVLVLAPRYGLLADWLRRRNMVPQQVIEDIIASMYKSGRAVTAEHIAGYVKVKAKVMRNAMKYLAEEGYAKPEGSEYVLTDKGKTEALRLKKAHRVWETYLHYMGVPENELHAKAHVLEHFNDHNAIDYIHGKMGYPATDPHGAVIPPVYADGSFCLTAVYGFSDKEVEIVSVDTDKGISAGDIVRITHTDDGWQVQKDGETAVLTDEEVETMTVRLLS